In Euphorbia lathyris chromosome 9, ddEupLath1.1, whole genome shotgun sequence, the following are encoded in one genomic region:
- the LOC136206636 gene encoding inositol transporter 4-like: MVEGGVVGTEDADFSECWRVSWKTPYIMRLAFSAGIGGLLFGYDTGNISGALLYIRDDIEKVDKSTFLQELIVSMTVGGAIIGAAFGGVGNDKFGRKKTILAADVVFFVGAIVMALAPTYSVIILGRFLVGLGVGMASMTAPLYISEVSPARIRGALVSTNGLLITGGQFLAYLINLAFVKTPGTWRWMLGVAAIPPLIQFLLMLSLPESPRWLYKEDKVEEAKAILAKIYPEEEVEEEIRALRDSVEADHKMDEHTGKGMMTKLKGAFTDVAIRRALYAGITVQVAQQFVGINTVLYYSPTIVQFAGYASNSVALALSLVTSGLNLVGTFISMLFVDRYGRRRLMIISMFGIIFFLLALAVVFHEASLQSPNVDLVESRKFHGGNNTCADLESTALQSSRFSCVKCLQHSCGFCANKQNTYQPGACLADDKQVEGFCKADQRTWFTEGCPSKIGFLAVVCLGLYIIFYAPGMGTAPWIVNSEIYPLRYRGIGGGIAAVANWTSNLIVSLTFLSMVEAFTIAGAFIFFAMVSFVALIFIYFLVPETKGLQMEDIEKMLRVGFTPSLFRKKKTASSPA, from the exons atggtAGAAGGAGGTGTTGTTGGAACAGAAGatgcagacttctcagaatgcTGGAGAGTATCATGGAAAACTCCTTACATTATGAGACTTGCGTTCTCGGCTGGGATTGGAGGTCTCCTTTTTGGTTATGACACTG GTAATATTTCGGGTGCCTTACTTTACATCAGAGATGATATCGAAAAAGTGGACAAGAGCACATTTCTACAGGAACTGATAGTGAGTATGACAGTTGGAGGAGCAATAATTGGTGCAGCATTTGGAGGAGTTggaaatgacaaatttggaagGAAAAAAACCATATTAGCAGCTGATGTAGTGTTCTTCGTAGGTGCAATAGTAATGGCTCTTGCACCTACTTATAGCGTCATTATTCTTGGTAGATTTCTTGTTGGTTTGGGAGTTGGAATGGCTTCCATGACTGCTCCTCTTTATATATCCGAAGTTTCACCCGCCAGAATAAGAGGTGCTCTTGTTAGCACTAATGGTTTATTAATCACTGGAGGTCAATTCTTGGCTTATCTCATCAATCTTGCCTTCGTCAAG ACACCAGGAACATGGCGATGGATGCTCGGTGTAGCTGCTATTCCACCTTTGATTCAGTTTTTGTTGATGCTTTCGCTCCCCGAGTCACCTAGATGGCTCTACAAAGAG GACAAGGTGGAAGAGGCAAAGGCCATTCTAGCAAAGATATAtccagaagaagaagtagaagaagAAATAAGAGCATTAAGAGACTCTGTTGAAGCTGATCATAAAATGGACGAACATACAGGGAAAGGCATGATGACAAAACTCAAAGGTGCTTTCACGGATGTCGCTATTCGTAGGGCACTCTACGCTGGAATTACAGTTCAAGTTGCTCAACAGTTTGTCGGAATTAATACTGTGTTATATTATTCTCCAACTATTGTTCAATTCGCCGGATATGCTTCAAACTCTGTTGCATTAGCTCTTTCTCTAGTTACTTCAGGATTGAACCTAGTAGGCACATTCATTAGTATGCTATTTGTAGATAGATatggaagaagaagattgaTGATTATATCTATGTTTGgaatcatcttcttcctccttgCTTTAGCAGTTGTATTCCATGAAGCTTCGTTGCAGTCCCCGAATGTTGATCTTGTTGAGTCCAGAAAGTTTCATGGTGGAAACAATACCTGTGCTGATCTAGAATCTACTGCACTCCAATCTTCTAGATTTAGTTGCGTCAAATGCTTGCAACACAGCTGTGGCTTTTGTGCTAATAAACAAAACACA TATCAACCGGGAGCATGCTTAGCAGATGATAAACAAGTAGAAGGATTTTGCAAGGCGGATCAAAGGACGTGGTTTACTGAGGGATGTCCGAGCAAAATTGGTTTTCTAGCAGTTGTGTGTCTTGGTTTATACATCATATTCTATGCACCAGGGATGGGAACTGCCCCGTGGATCGTGAACTCGGAGATATATCCGTTGAGATACAGAGGTATCGGAGGAGGAATAGCAGCTGTCGCAAATTGGACATCGAATCTTATAGTCAGTTTAACATTTCTATCAATGGTTGAAGCATTCACAATTGCTGGTGCTTTCATCTTCTTTGCAATGGTTTCTTTTGTTGCACTAATTTTCATTTACTTTTTGGTTCCTGAAACGAAAGGACTTCAAATGGAAGATATTGAAAAGATGCTTAGAGTTGGGTTTACTCCATCACTGTTCAGGAAAAAGAAAACTGCTTCTAGTCCTGCATAA